The following are encoded together in the Phyllopteryx taeniolatus isolate TA_2022b chromosome 21, UOR_Ptae_1.2, whole genome shotgun sequence genome:
- the eloa gene encoding elongin-A isoform X2 gives MAEELLETVDRLQSRLMESPEPRKLLKTLKRLDEVPMTVDILVETGVGKTVNSFRKHEVAAEVAKNLVAKWKKLVPQSADSRSSNSLVKDAPRSHSRDADMAVRRRRREHSPEEEEPSYVQDEEDEGGEEEEEGRGYRTDGSPSPPRHRRYSPPQPASDRSDRFDSPEPEPEPEPEPSPPPPRLPPLPRKDHKHVKHGTLDRADKNRRRHADLPPSSRGDGKKRSAARERGPAAKSAKRDRKSDGSKREEASKEDEGRLQAQKHWPGSEEDNEDFETPTMSFESFLTYDAPTSSVKKKKKKNAPASSSSCGRPSRSSSTTTTTTTSRRAARPDASSSSKGSKTNGAQSAKRSRTGSASAAPEKRKRAAEAVPPLPEMPLPAIQPDYRPLPSIDVTPLSPQRRKGPVFSDEDDAGFTGKRFNSKMVVYSGSKTAYLPRMMTLYEQCIRVLQNNIDSIDEVGGVPFEILEPVLERCTPEQLYRIEQSNQWFTEDSDELWMRHCQRDFKRETPQEYESWREMYLRLHDEREARLRRLTQNISMAHANKPKDYEGVL, from the exons ATGGCGGAGGAGCTGCTGGAAACAGTGGACAGACTTCAGTCCCGGCTCATGGAGAGCCCGGAGCCGCGAAAG ctCCTCAAGACGCTTAAAAGACTCGACGAGGTGCCGATGACCGTCGACATCCTGGTG GAAACTGGAGTGGGAAAAACTGTGAACTCTTTTCGGAAACATGAAGTAGCCGCCGAGGTGGCCAAAAACCTGGTAGCCAAGTGGAAGAAGCTCGTCCCGCAGTCGGCCGACAG TCGAAGCAGCAACAGTCTCGTGAAAGATGCACCGCGGTCACATTCTCGAGACGCCGACATGGCCGTCCGTAGACGCCGGCGTGAACACTCCCCCGAGGAAGAGGAGCCTTCCTACGTCCAAGACGAGGAAGACGAAGgaggggaggaggaagaagaggggcGAGGCTATCGCACCGACGGCTCCCCCTCGCCACCCCGCCACCGGCGATACAGCCCCCCGCAGCCAGCGAGCGACCGGTCGGACAGGTTCGACAGCCCCGAGCCCGAGCCCGAGCCAGAGCCAGAGCCCAGCCCTCCCCCTCCCCGTCTGCCGCCGCTTCCCCGCAAAGACCACAAACACGTCAAACACGGAACGCTCGACAGAGCTGACAAGAACCGCCGCCGTCACGCCGACCTCCCGCCCTCGAGCCGCGGCGACGGGAAGAAGCGGAGCGCCGCCAGAGAGCGCGGCCCGGCCGCAAAGTCCGCCAAGCGCGACAGGAAGTCGGACGGGAGCAAGCGGGAGGAGGCCAGCAAGGAAGATGAAG GGCGACTGCAAGCGCAGAAGCACTGGCCCGGCAGCGAGGAGGACAACGAGGATTTTGAGACGCCCACCATGTCCTTCGAGTCCTTCCTCACGTACGACGCGCCCACGTCTTCcgttaagaagaagaagaaaaagaacgcACCGGCATCCTCGTCCTCGTGCGGTCGCCCTTCTCGCTCCTCctcgacgacgacgacgacgacgacttcCCGTCGCGCCGCTCGGCCTGACGCGTCCTCGTCCTCCAAAGGGAGCAAAACCAACGGCGCTCAGAGCGCAAAGAGGTCTCGCACGGGGTCGGCTTCGGCCGCGCCGGAAAAACGCAAAAGG GCGGCGGAGGCCGTCCCGCCTCTTCCCGAAATGCCGCTGCCGGCCATCCAGCCCGATTACCGACCGCTGCCCTCCATCGACGTCACGCCGCTGTCGCCGCAGCGGCGGAAAG GTCCCGTCTTCAGCGACGAAGACGACGCCGGCTTCACGGGCAAGCGCTTCAACTCCAAGATGGTGGTCTACTCGGGATCCAAGACCGCCTACCTGCCGCGGATGATGACGCTGTACGAGCAGTGCATCCGCGTGCTGCAGAACAACATCGACT CCATCGACGAGGTGGGGGGGGTCCCCTTCGAGATCCTGGAGCCCGTCCTGGAGCGCTGCACGCCGGAGCAGCTCTATCGCATCGAGCAGAGCAACCAG TGGTTCACGGAGGACTCGGACGAGCTGTGGATGCGCCACTGTCAGCGTGACTTCAAGCGCGAGACGCCGCAGGAGTACGAGTCCTGGCGGGAAATGTACCTGCGGCTGCACGACGAGCGGGAGGCGCGCCTGCGCAGGCTCACGCAGAACATCAGCATGGCGCACGCCAACAAACCCAAAG ATTATGAGGGCGTCCTTTGA
- the eloa gene encoding elongin-A isoform X1: MAEELLETVDRLQSRLMESPEPRKLLKTLKRLDEVPMTVDILVETGVGKTVNSFRKHEVAAEVAKNLVAKWKKLVPQSADSRSSNSLVKDAPRSHSRDADMAVRRRRREHSPEEEEPSYVQDEEDEGGEEEEEGRGYRTDGSPSPPRHRRYSPPQPASDRSDRFDSPEPEPEPEPEPSPPPPRLPPLPRKDHKHVKHGTLDRADKNRRRHADLPPSSRGDGKKRSAARERGPAAKSAKRDRKSDGSKREEASKEDEGRLQAQKHWPGSEEDNEDFETPTMSFESFLTYDAPTSSVKKKKKKNAPASSSSCGRPSRSSSTTTTTTTSRRAARPDASSSSKGSKTNGAQSAKRSRTGSASAAPEKRKRAAEAVPPLPEMPLPAIQPDYRPLPSIDVTPLSPQRRKGPVFSDEDDAGFTGKRFNSKMVVYSGSKTAYLPRMMTLYEQCIRVLQNNIDSIDEVGGVPFEILEPVLERCTPEQLYRIEQSNQWFTEDSDELWMRHCQRDFKRETPQEYESWREMYLRLHDEREARLRRLTQNISMAHANKPKERQVKMAFVNSVAKPPRDVRRRQEKFGTTNGSSAASVAAATPIKIRPATIDYSGESSHSSSSSSSLLNPSPGSSRSSATGAGGPACRDKPQVKKIAPMMAKTIKAFKNRFSRR, translated from the exons ATGGCGGAGGAGCTGCTGGAAACAGTGGACAGACTTCAGTCCCGGCTCATGGAGAGCCCGGAGCCGCGAAAG ctCCTCAAGACGCTTAAAAGACTCGACGAGGTGCCGATGACCGTCGACATCCTGGTG GAAACTGGAGTGGGAAAAACTGTGAACTCTTTTCGGAAACATGAAGTAGCCGCCGAGGTGGCCAAAAACCTGGTAGCCAAGTGGAAGAAGCTCGTCCCGCAGTCGGCCGACAG TCGAAGCAGCAACAGTCTCGTGAAAGATGCACCGCGGTCACATTCTCGAGACGCCGACATGGCCGTCCGTAGACGCCGGCGTGAACACTCCCCCGAGGAAGAGGAGCCTTCCTACGTCCAAGACGAGGAAGACGAAGgaggggaggaggaagaagaggggcGAGGCTATCGCACCGACGGCTCCCCCTCGCCACCCCGCCACCGGCGATACAGCCCCCCGCAGCCAGCGAGCGACCGGTCGGACAGGTTCGACAGCCCCGAGCCCGAGCCCGAGCCAGAGCCAGAGCCCAGCCCTCCCCCTCCCCGTCTGCCGCCGCTTCCCCGCAAAGACCACAAACACGTCAAACACGGAACGCTCGACAGAGCTGACAAGAACCGCCGCCGTCACGCCGACCTCCCGCCCTCGAGCCGCGGCGACGGGAAGAAGCGGAGCGCCGCCAGAGAGCGCGGCCCGGCCGCAAAGTCCGCCAAGCGCGACAGGAAGTCGGACGGGAGCAAGCGGGAGGAGGCCAGCAAGGAAGATGAAG GGCGACTGCAAGCGCAGAAGCACTGGCCCGGCAGCGAGGAGGACAACGAGGATTTTGAGACGCCCACCATGTCCTTCGAGTCCTTCCTCACGTACGACGCGCCCACGTCTTCcgttaagaagaagaagaaaaagaacgcACCGGCATCCTCGTCCTCGTGCGGTCGCCCTTCTCGCTCCTCctcgacgacgacgacgacgacgacttcCCGTCGCGCCGCTCGGCCTGACGCGTCCTCGTCCTCCAAAGGGAGCAAAACCAACGGCGCTCAGAGCGCAAAGAGGTCTCGCACGGGGTCGGCTTCGGCCGCGCCGGAAAAACGCAAAAGG GCGGCGGAGGCCGTCCCGCCTCTTCCCGAAATGCCGCTGCCGGCCATCCAGCCCGATTACCGACCGCTGCCCTCCATCGACGTCACGCCGCTGTCGCCGCAGCGGCGGAAAG GTCCCGTCTTCAGCGACGAAGACGACGCCGGCTTCACGGGCAAGCGCTTCAACTCCAAGATGGTGGTCTACTCGGGATCCAAGACCGCCTACCTGCCGCGGATGATGACGCTGTACGAGCAGTGCATCCGCGTGCTGCAGAACAACATCGACT CCATCGACGAGGTGGGGGGGGTCCCCTTCGAGATCCTGGAGCCCGTCCTGGAGCGCTGCACGCCGGAGCAGCTCTATCGCATCGAGCAGAGCAACCAG TGGTTCACGGAGGACTCGGACGAGCTGTGGATGCGCCACTGTCAGCGTGACTTCAAGCGCGAGACGCCGCAGGAGTACGAGTCCTGGCGGGAAATGTACCTGCGGCTGCACGACGAGCGGGAGGCGCGCCTGCGCAGGCTCACGCAGAACATCAGCATGGCGCACGCCAACAAACCCAAAG AGCGGCAAGTCAAGATGGCCTTCGTCAACTCCGTGGCCAAGCCGCCTCGTGACGTCCGCCGCCGCCAAGAAAAGTTTGGGACCACCAACGGCTCTTCGGCCGCCTCCGTCGCTGCCGCCACGCCCATCAA AATAAGACCGGCCACCATCGACTACTCCGGCGAGTCCAGTcactcgtcgtcgtcgtcgtcgtctctgCTCAACCCTTCCCCCGGGTCGTCACGATCCTCGGCAACCGGCGCGGGTGGACCCGCGTGCCGGGACAAACCGCAAGTCAAAA AAATCGCCCCCATGATGGCCAAAACTATCAAAGCTTTCAAGAACAGATTCTCACGCCGATAA
- the pithd1 gene encoding PITH domain-containing protein 1, translating to MSGHHHRGCGCDCEAAHEPAERGVEYGLYRRIDTDKLQCLNESREGDGRLVFKPWDQRHDRDKFVESDADEELLFNIPFTGSVKLKGVIVSGEDDDSHPAEIRLYKNIPQMSFDDTGREPEQAFRLNRDPDAQLEYPTKIARFSDVRHLSIHISKNFGAESTRVYYIGLRGEYSEAHRHEVTICNYEASANPADHKVASVVPRTNFIS from the exons ATGTCCGGCCACCACCACCGCGGCTGCGGCTGCGACTGCGAGGCCGCCCACGAACCCGCCGAGAGGGGCGTCGAGTACGGACTGTACCGGCGCATCGACACCGACAAGCTGCAGTGCCTGAACGAGAGCCGGGAAGGCGACGGCAGGCTGGTGTTCAAGCCGTGGGACCAGCGGCACGACCGCGACAAG TTTGTGGAGAGTGACGCCGACGAAGAGCTGCTGTTTAATATCCC GTTTACAGGCAGCGTCAAGCTGAAAGGCGTCATCGTCTCCGGAGAGGACGACGACTCGCACCCGGCAGAGATACGATT GTACAAGAACATCCCTCAGATGTCCTTCGACGACACGGGCCGAGAACCGGAACAAGCTTTCCGCCTCAACAGAGACCCCGACGCTCAGCTGGAGTACCCGACCAA GATCGCCCGTTTCTCTGACGTCCGGCACCTCTCCATCCACATCTCCAAGAACTTCGGCGCCGAGAGCACGCGGGTCTACTACATCGGCCTCCGAGGAGAATACTCTGAG GCTCACAGACACGAAGTGACGATCTGCAACTACGAGGCGTCGGCGAACCCCGCCGATCACAAAGTGGCGAGCGTTGTCCCGCGAACCAACTTCATTTCCTGA
- the lypla2 gene encoding acyl-protein thioesterase 2 isoform X2: MNGCLALSLAQSSESNNTTFSRCMCGNNMSVPLLAEAVTVSGNEKETAAVIFLHGLGDSGHGWADTLTGIRLPHVKFICPHAPRIPVTLNMSVMMPAWFDLMGLSPETPEDESGIKKAADNIKAIIEHEAKNGIPPNRIMLGGFSQGGALSLYTALTCQHQLAGVVALSCWLPLHKSFPLASSGNKNLPILQCHGEKDEMIPVQFGAMTAEKLKYIVNPQMITFKTYPGVPHSSCTQEMLLVKEFIEKHLPRI, translated from the exons atgaatggatgtttggCTTTGTCACTGGCACAGAGTTCTGAATCGAACAATACA ACGTTCTCACGGTGTATGTGTGGCAACAACATGTCTGTGCCGCTGCTCGCCGAGGCCGTGACGGTGTCCGGGAACGAGAAGGAGACCGCGGCG GTGATTTTTCTCCATGGATTGGGAGACTCGGG GCACGGGTGGGCCGACACCTTGACGGGGATCCGACTGCCTCACGTCAAGTTCATCTGCCCCCACGC GCCCAGGATCCCCGTCACCCTCAACATGAGCGTCATGATGCCCGCCTG GTTCGACCTCATGGGCCTCAGCCCCGAAACCCCCGAGGACGAATCCGGGATCAAAAAGGCGGCCGACAACA TCAAGGCCATCATCGAGCATGAGGCCAAAAACGGCATCCCGCCCAACCGCATCATGCTGGGCGGCTTCTCTCAG GGCGGGGCCTTGTCCTTGTACACCGCCTTGACCTGTCAGCACCAGCTAGCCGGCGTGGTGGCCCTCAGCTGCTGGCTGCCGCTTCACAAGAGTTTCCCCTTG GCGTCGAGCGGCAACAAGAACCTGCCCATCCTGCAGTGCCACGGCGAGAAGGACGAAATGATCCCCGTGCAGTTCGGCGCCATGACGGCGGAGAAGCTCAAATACATCGTCAACCCGCAGATGATCACTTTCAAAACCTACCCAGGGGTCCCTCACTCATCCTGCACTCAG GAGATGCTGTTAGTGAAGGAGTTCATCGAGAAGCACTTGCCTCGGATCTGA
- the lypla2 gene encoding acyl-protein thioesterase 2 isoform X1 has product MCGNNMSVPLLAEAVTVSGNEKETAAVIFLHGLGDSGHGWADTLTGIRLPHVKFICPHAPRIPVTLNMSVMMPAWFDLMGLSPETPEDESGIKKAADNIKAIIEHEAKNGIPPNRIMLGGFSQGGALSLYTALTCQHQLAGVVALSCWLPLHKSFPLASSGNKNLPILQCHGEKDEMIPVQFGAMTAEKLKYIVNPQMITFKTYPGVPHSSCTQEMLLVKEFIEKHLPRI; this is encoded by the exons ATGTGTGGCAACAACATGTCTGTGCCGCTGCTCGCCGAGGCCGTGACGGTGTCCGGGAACGAGAAGGAGACCGCGGCG GTGATTTTTCTCCATGGATTGGGAGACTCGGG GCACGGGTGGGCCGACACCTTGACGGGGATCCGACTGCCTCACGTCAAGTTCATCTGCCCCCACGC GCCCAGGATCCCCGTCACCCTCAACATGAGCGTCATGATGCCCGCCTG GTTCGACCTCATGGGCCTCAGCCCCGAAACCCCCGAGGACGAATCCGGGATCAAAAAGGCGGCCGACAACA TCAAGGCCATCATCGAGCATGAGGCCAAAAACGGCATCCCGCCCAACCGCATCATGCTGGGCGGCTTCTCTCAG GGCGGGGCCTTGTCCTTGTACACCGCCTTGACCTGTCAGCACCAGCTAGCCGGCGTGGTGGCCCTCAGCTGCTGGCTGCCGCTTCACAAGAGTTTCCCCTTG GCGTCGAGCGGCAACAAGAACCTGCCCATCCTGCAGTGCCACGGCGAGAAGGACGAAATGATCCCCGTGCAGTTCGGCGCCATGACGGCGGAGAAGCTCAAATACATCGTCAACCCGCAGATGATCACTTTCAAAACCTACCCAGGGGTCCCTCACTCATCCTGCACTCAG GAGATGCTGTTAGTGAAGGAGTTCATCGAGAAGCACTTGCCTCGGATCTGA
- the lypla2 gene encoding acyl-protein thioesterase 2 isoform X3 — MSVMMPAWFDLMGLSPETPEDESGIKKAADNIKAIIEHEAKNGIPPNRIMLGGFSQGGALSLYTALTCQHQLAGVVALSCWLPLHKSFPLASSGNKNLPILQCHGEKDEMIPVQFGAMTAEKLKYIVNPQMITFKTYPGVPHSSCTQEMLLVKEFIEKHLPRI, encoded by the exons ATGAGCGTCATGATGCCCGCCTG GTTCGACCTCATGGGCCTCAGCCCCGAAACCCCCGAGGACGAATCCGGGATCAAAAAGGCGGCCGACAACA TCAAGGCCATCATCGAGCATGAGGCCAAAAACGGCATCCCGCCCAACCGCATCATGCTGGGCGGCTTCTCTCAG GGCGGGGCCTTGTCCTTGTACACCGCCTTGACCTGTCAGCACCAGCTAGCCGGCGTGGTGGCCCTCAGCTGCTGGCTGCCGCTTCACAAGAGTTTCCCCTTG GCGTCGAGCGGCAACAAGAACCTGCCCATCCTGCAGTGCCACGGCGAGAAGGACGAAATGATCCCCGTGCAGTTCGGCGCCATGACGGCGGAGAAGCTCAAATACATCGTCAACCCGCAGATGATCACTTTCAAAACCTACCCAGGGGTCCCTCACTCATCCTGCACTCAG GAGATGCTGTTAGTGAAGGAGTTCATCGAGAAGCACTTGCCTCGGATCTGA